From one Actinopolyspora saharensis genomic stretch:
- the acs gene encoding acetate--CoA ligase gives MSQPEGQSNTLDNLLEENRTFPPTAEFAANANATAELYAKADEDRLGFWAEQARRLQWDTEWDQVLDWSNPPFAEWFVGGRLNVAHNCVDRHVEAGNGDRVAIYWEGEPGDSRRITYSDLQREVSKTANALAELGVGSGDRVAIYLPMLPEAVFSMLACARLGALHSVVFGGFSAEALRSRINDAEATVVITCDGQFRRGQAMPLKANVDEAVTGTPSVEHVLVVQRTEAEVEWNSERDKWWHDVVDRQPEQHAAESFDSEHPLYILYTSGTTGKPKGILHTSGGYLTQAAYTHNAVFDLKPESDVYWCTADIGWVTGHTYIVYGPLANGASQVIYEGTPNSPHEGRHWEIVQKYGVTLYYTAPTTIRTFMKWGAEIPAQYDLSTLRVLGTVGEPINPEAWMWYRDQIGGGTAPIVDTWWQTETGAIMISPLPGVTAAKPGSAQQPLPGVSASVVDENGNQVGNGEGGLLVLDKPWPSMLRGIWGDQQRFVDTYWSRFAEQGYYFAGDGAKYDDDGDLWLLGRVDDVMNVSGHRISTTEVESALVSHPTVAEAAVVGASDPTTGQGIVAFVITRGDHAGETTVSALRDHVAQSIGPIAKPRQIMVVSELPKTRSGKIMRRLLRDVAENREVGDVSTLADSSVMDQITAGMQSGKDEG, from the coding sequence ATGAGTCAGCCCGAGGGGCAGAGCAACACGTTGGACAATTTGCTCGAGGAGAACAGAACGTTCCCTCCCACTGCGGAGTTCGCGGCCAACGCGAACGCCACGGCCGAGCTGTACGCGAAAGCCGACGAGGATCGTCTGGGCTTCTGGGCCGAGCAGGCACGGCGCTTACAGTGGGACACCGAGTGGGACCAGGTTCTGGACTGGTCGAATCCTCCTTTCGCCGAGTGGTTCGTCGGGGGCCGGCTGAACGTCGCGCACAACTGCGTCGACCGACACGTCGAAGCGGGCAACGGTGATCGGGTCGCCATCTACTGGGAGGGCGAACCCGGTGACTCCCGGAGGATCACCTACTCCGACCTGCAGCGCGAGGTGTCCAAGACCGCCAACGCGCTGGCCGAGCTCGGAGTCGGCTCGGGCGACCGGGTGGCCATCTACCTGCCGATGCTGCCCGAGGCCGTCTTCTCGATGCTGGCCTGCGCCCGGCTGGGCGCGCTGCACAGCGTGGTCTTCGGCGGCTTCTCCGCCGAGGCGCTGCGCAGCAGGATCAACGACGCCGAGGCCACGGTGGTGATCACCTGCGACGGCCAGTTCCGGCGCGGTCAGGCCATGCCGCTCAAGGCCAACGTGGACGAGGCGGTCACCGGCACGCCGAGCGTCGAGCACGTGCTGGTGGTGCAGCGCACCGAGGCCGAGGTCGAGTGGAACTCGGAGAGGGACAAGTGGTGGCACGACGTCGTCGACCGCCAGCCCGAGCAGCACGCGGCCGAGTCCTTCGACTCCGAGCACCCGCTGTACATCCTCTACACCTCGGGCACCACGGGTAAGCCCAAGGGCATCCTGCACACCTCGGGTGGTTACCTCACCCAGGCCGCCTACACCCACAACGCGGTGTTCGACCTCAAGCCGGAGTCGGACGTGTACTGGTGCACGGCCGACATCGGCTGGGTGACCGGCCACACCTACATCGTCTACGGCCCGCTGGCCAACGGCGCGAGCCAGGTCATCTACGAGGGCACCCCGAACAGCCCCCACGAGGGCAGGCACTGGGAGATCGTGCAGAAGTACGGGGTGACGCTGTACTACACGGCCCCGACCACGATCCGCACCTTCATGAAGTGGGGAGCCGAGATCCCGGCTCAGTACGACCTGTCCACCCTGCGGGTGCTGGGCACGGTGGGTGAACCCATCAACCCGGAGGCGTGGATGTGGTACCGCGACCAGATCGGCGGCGGCACCGCTCCCATCGTCGACACCTGGTGGCAGACCGAGACCGGCGCCATCATGATCTCCCCGCTCCCCGGTGTGACGGCGGCCAAGCCCGGCTCGGCGCAGCAGCCGCTGCCCGGCGTGTCCGCGAGCGTGGTCGACGAGAACGGGAACCAGGTCGGCAACGGTGAGGGCGGACTGCTCGTGCTGGACAAGCCCTGGCCGTCCATGCTGCGCGGTATCTGGGGCGACCAGCAGCGCTTCGTGGACACCTACTGGTCCCGCTTCGCGGAGCAGGGCTACTACTTCGCCGGGGACGGGGCCAAGTACGACGACGACGGCGACCTCTGGCTGCTGGGCCGGGTGGACGACGTCATGAACGTCTCCGGGCACCGCATCTCCACGACCGAGGTCGAATCGGCGCTGGTCTCGCACCCGACCGTGGCCGAGGCGGCCGTGGTCGGAGCATCCGACCCGACCACCGGGCAGGGCATCGTGGCCTTCGTGATCACCCGCGGGGACCACGCCGGGGAGACGACGGTCAGCGCCCTGCGCGATCACGTCGCCCAGTCGATCGGTCCCATCGCCAAGCCGCGTCAGATCATGGTCGTGTCCGAGCTCCCCAAGACGCGCAGCGGCAAGATCATGCGCAGGCTGCTGCGGGACGTCGCGGAGAACCGCGAGGTCGGCGACGTGTCCACGCTCGCCGACTCCAGCGTCATGGACCAGATCACGGCGGGCATGCAGTCCGGCAAGGACGAGGGCTGA
- a CDS encoding nucleoside hydrolase, with protein MKRILLDCDPGIDDALAIALAHGSPAVEVAGITTVSGNVGIEHTTPNALALAEFYGMDVPVARGAARPLVRPGSAASNVHGNTGLGDVVLPTAKADPVPEHAVDHIVSTIAASPGEISLVAVGPLTNIALALQLEPRITEWVREFVIMGGSYTRGNFSPAAEFNIAADPEAASVVFEAPWRTVMFGLDLTHQARATAAVRQRFTGLGRLQDELLSPCLDFYGSNRQYREHGPAIHDACAVAYVIAPELFTLAEARVDVETSGRFSSGMTVTDFEPEAASNAAVATSLDQEGFWDLVTDSFGRVATGMG; from the coding sequence GTGAAACGAATCCTGCTCGACTGCGACCCCGGAATCGACGACGCGCTGGCGATCGCCCTCGCCCACGGCAGCCCCGCGGTCGAGGTGGCGGGCATAACCACCGTGTCCGGCAACGTGGGGATCGAGCACACCACCCCGAACGCCCTGGCGCTGGCCGAGTTCTACGGCATGGACGTCCCGGTGGCGCGCGGGGCGGCGCGCCCGCTCGTCCGGCCCGGCAGCGCAGCGTCCAACGTGCACGGCAACACCGGGCTCGGTGACGTGGTCCTCCCGACGGCCAAGGCCGACCCGGTGCCCGAGCACGCGGTCGACCACATCGTGAGCACGATCGCGGCCTCCCCCGGGGAGATCAGCCTCGTGGCGGTCGGTCCACTGACCAACATCGCGCTGGCGCTGCAGCTGGAGCCGCGCATCACCGAGTGGGTGCGGGAGTTCGTGATCATGGGGGGCTCCTACACCCGCGGCAACTTCAGCCCGGCGGCAGAGTTCAACATCGCCGCCGATCCGGAGGCGGCGAGTGTGGTGTTCGAGGCCCCGTGGCGCACGGTCATGTTCGGTCTGGACCTGACCCACCAGGCCAGGGCCACGGCCGCGGTGCGGCAGCGCTTCACCGGGCTGGGACGCCTGCAGGACGAACTGCTCAGCCCCTGCCTGGACTTCTACGGGAGCAATCGGCAGTACCGCGAGCACGGGCCCGCGATCCACGACGCCTGCGCGGTGGCCTACGTGATCGCTCCCGAGCTGTTCACCCTCGCCGAGGCGCGAGTGGACGTGGAGACCTCCGGCCGGTTCAGCTCCGGGATGACCGTGACCGACTTCGAGCCGGAGGCCGCGAGCAACGCCGCCGTGGCGACCTCTCTCGACCAGGAGGGTTTCTGGGACCTGGTCACCGACTCGTTCGGCCGGGTGGCCACCGGGATGGGCTGA
- a CDS encoding oxidoreductase, translating to MNAQESLRPLVQLPGVPEAVETARSAIDEVHEHPANRRGWPTTAAEASVRAARASAAVAGGAAEIPEGGEVSDPLLAGSLRVAEAIGPLLPTWQRAPLQALARLHVLAAADLVGEHEQERLGRPRADEEVSSRLDLLARTVTEVSGNAQGTIPGPVQAAVVHGELLALAPFGEVDGIIARAASRMTVIASGLDPKGLVVPEVAHFRRQEDYAAAARGFASGGSEGVSSWIEYCCKTLETGSREAKSIADSVQG from the coding sequence GTGAACGCGCAGGAGTCGCTACGCCCGCTGGTCCAACTGCCGGGCGTCCCCGAAGCGGTCGAAACCGCCAGGTCGGCGATCGACGAGGTGCACGAGCACCCGGCGAACCGCAGAGGCTGGCCCACCACCGCGGCCGAGGCCTCGGTGCGCGCCGCGCGGGCCTCCGCCGCGGTCGCGGGCGGAGCCGCCGAAATCCCGGAGGGCGGCGAGGTGAGCGATCCGCTGCTCGCCGGCTCCCTGCGGGTCGCCGAGGCGATCGGCCCCCTGCTGCCGACCTGGCAGCGCGCCCCGCTGCAGGCCCTGGCCAGGTTGCACGTGCTGGCCGCGGCCGACCTCGTCGGCGAGCACGAGCAGGAGCGCCTCGGGCGTCCCCGCGCGGACGAGGAGGTCTCCTCGCGGCTGGACCTGCTGGCCCGCACGGTCACAGAGGTGAGCGGGAACGCCCAGGGCACGATCCCCGGACCTGTGCAGGCCGCCGTGGTGCACGGGGAGCTGCTCGCGCTGGCGCCGTTCGGCGAGGTCGACGGGATCATCGCCCGCGCGGCCTCCCGGATGACCGTGATCGCCAGCGGGCTGGACCCCAAGGGGCTCGTGGTCCCCGAGGTGGCCCACTTCCGCCGCCAGGAGGACTACGCCGCGGCCGCCCGCGGGTTCGCCTCCGGCGGGTCCGAGGGGGTCTCCTCTTGGATCGAGTACTGCTGCAAGACGCTGGAGACCGGATCCCGCGAGGCGAAGTCGATCGCGGACTCCGTGCAGGGATGA